In Mycobacterium gallinarum, a single window of DNA contains:
- a CDS encoding Zn-ribbon domain-containing OB-fold protein yields MLPALDDHNRAFWTGGAEGALRIPFCTACDRWVTPLAAECPDCDGVLEHRPVSGRGTVFTYTVNYQPFNPGVPVPYVIAIVQLEEQEDLRIATNIVDCQTDSVHVGLAVEVRFEHQVVGDETVYMPVFAPRG; encoded by the coding sequence ATGCTGCCCGCGCTCGATGACCACAACCGGGCGTTCTGGACCGGGGGAGCCGAGGGAGCGCTCAGAATCCCCTTCTGCACCGCCTGCGACAGGTGGGTGACTCCGCTGGCCGCCGAATGCCCGGATTGCGACGGCGTGCTGGAGCATCGCCCGGTGTCCGGTCGGGGGACGGTGTTCACATACACCGTCAACTACCAGCCCTTCAACCCGGGTGTGCCCGTGCCGTATGTGATCGCGATCGTCCAGCTCGAGGAGCAGGAGGATCTGCGAATCGCGACGAATATCGTTGACTGTCAAACGGACTCGGTCCACGTAGGCCTTGCAGTCGAGGTGCGCTTCGAACACCAGGTCGTCGGCGACGAAACTGTCTAC
- a CDS encoding thiolase family protein: MTYFEKDTIVSGLGISRIGRKTGIPGLELTMEAVRDAIADAGLTPEDIDGIATFGDTLPSEVVDSLGNDAADVGVGFGTGGVLTPFMSALVAVSEKRARHVLVYRTVQMLGGAMTGSTASPLLAPLADPPLEPRQPGTRRKLKPFEDINVLLAAHAYSAANWVAMHCRRHMEMYGTTREQLGWLAINSRRNAGLNPRAAFRDPMSMDDYLTSRPISTPLGLFDCDVPIDGAIALVVSHSDYAADCPNPAVKVEAVGGAYGSDGWFHRDDFPKMASSEAATEMWSRTDLTPSDVDVAEIYDGFTYLTFAWLEALGFCGDGEAGPFVEGATRIALDGELPLNTYGGQLSAGRMHGYWLLHEACLQLRGQAGDRQVARRPEVAVAAAGGGPIAGCMVLTR, from the coding sequence ATGACCTACTTCGAGAAGGACACGATTGTCAGTGGCCTCGGGATTTCGCGCATCGGCCGCAAGACAGGCATCCCCGGGCTGGAACTGACCATGGAAGCGGTGCGGGATGCGATCGCCGACGCCGGCCTGACGCCCGAGGACATCGACGGTATCGCGACCTTCGGCGACACGCTGCCGTCTGAAGTCGTTGACAGCCTTGGCAATGACGCCGCCGACGTCGGCGTCGGATTCGGCACCGGCGGGGTGCTGACTCCGTTCATGTCGGCACTGGTCGCGGTGTCGGAGAAACGGGCGCGACATGTGCTGGTCTATCGGACGGTGCAGATGCTCGGCGGGGCGATGACCGGTTCGACAGCCTCACCGCTCCTCGCTCCCCTCGCCGACCCACCCCTCGAGCCTCGGCAACCCGGGACACGCAGGAAGCTCAAACCGTTCGAGGACATCAACGTGCTGCTGGCTGCGCATGCGTACTCGGCAGCCAACTGGGTCGCCATGCACTGCCGGCGTCATATGGAGATGTACGGAACAACACGGGAGCAGCTGGGCTGGCTCGCGATCAACAGCAGGCGCAACGCCGGCCTCAACCCTCGCGCGGCGTTCCGAGACCCGATGAGCATGGACGACTACCTGACCTCACGCCCTATCTCGACACCGTTGGGCCTCTTCGATTGCGATGTTCCGATCGACGGCGCGATTGCGCTGGTGGTGTCCCATTCCGACTATGCGGCGGACTGCCCGAACCCCGCGGTGAAGGTCGAGGCGGTCGGTGGTGCCTACGGCTCGGACGGCTGGTTCCATCGCGACGACTTTCCGAAGATGGCGTCCAGTGAGGCCGCGACGGAGATGTGGTCGCGCACCGACCTGACCCCTTCAGATGTGGACGTGGCCGAAATCTACGACGGCTTCACGTATCTCACGTTCGCGTGGCTGGAGGCACTGGGCTTCTGTGGCGACGGCGAGGCCGGGCCATTCGTCGAGGGGGCGACGCGGATAGCGCTCGACGGCGAGCTGCCGTTGAACACCTACGGGGGGCAACTGTCCGCCGGACGCATGCACGGCTACTGGCTGTTGCACGAAGCCTGCCTCCAGTTGCGCGGCCAGGCGGGCGACCGGCAAGTTGCGCGACGGCCCGAGGTGGCGGTCGCTGCGGCCGGGGGTGGCCCGATCGCCGGCTGCATGGTGCTGACCCGCTGA